The following are encoded in a window of Danio aesculapii chromosome 12, fDanAes4.1, whole genome shotgun sequence genomic DNA:
- the gprc5c gene encoding G-protein coupled receptor family C group 5 member C isoform X3, whose translation MDHFTSISHRFHLLFIALCILPGSLAQTSIPRGCGTNMDSLYFNLCDLSAVWGVVVEAFAAAGLVATLILLIVLLASLPFINSNNWRSSFGLHTIFLIFTFGLFALTFAFIVGKNFATCASRRFLFGVLFAGCFSCLLMQAVRLNILARRNSGPRGWVWCLGALGLWLVEVVINTEWLIITIVRYPVNITGTVAPALAIPCNIANQDFVMALIYILNLLLAVVVASVPIMAGKHKHWRKDGALILVTGLLSVGIWVAWIVMYVYGNAKYGGPTWDDPTLAIALVSNAWVFLLLHTVPAVCSLSEEGEDEPVAEDMYPSRGYENMLKEQSAQNIFMENKAFSMDEPNAGNKPVSPYNGYNGQLRSCVYQPTELAIITKGTGNALHPEPRPAAPAPQHNLKK comes from the exons ATGGATCACTTCACCTCCATATCCCACCGTTTCCATCTGCTCTTTATTGCGTTATGTATCCTGCCTGGATCTCTAGCCCAAACCTCAATCCCCAGAGGTTGTGGAACCAACATGGACTCCTTGTATTTTAACTTATGTGACCTCAGTGCAGTCTGGGGTGTAGTAGTCGAGGCGTTTGCGGCTGCGGGATTGGTGGCCACTTTGATTCTTCTGATCGTCCTGCTGGCCAGCCTTCCCTTTATCAACAGCAACAATTGGCGCAGTTCGTTTGGACTTCACACCATTTTTCTGATCTTCACATTTGGCCTGTTCGCCCTCACATTCGCCTTCATTGTTGGGAAGAACTTCGCCACTTGTGCGTCACGTCGCTTTTTGTTTGGGGTTTTGTTCGCCGGATGCTTCTCCTGCCTTCTTATGCAAGCCGTGAGGTTGAACATATTAGCCAGGAGGAACTCGGGGCCTAGAGGCTGGGTTTGGTGTTTGGGCGCTCTAGGACTCTGGCTGGTAGAAGTGGTCATCAACACTGAATGGCTAATCATTACGATTGTACGATACCCAGTTAACATAACCGGAACCGTTGCTCCAGCATTAGCCATTCCCTGTAACATCGCCAACCAGGATTTTGTTATGGCGCTAATATACATCTTAAACTTACTGTTAGCAGTTGTAGTAGCATCCGTACCCATAATGGCAGGTAAGCACAAGCATTGGCGCAAAGATGGAGCCCTCATTTTGGTCACAGGACTGCTTTCTGTGGGCATCTGGGTGGCATGGATTGTCATGTATGTGTACGGGAATGCAAAATATGGTGGACCGACGTGGGACGATCCTACATTGGCGATAGCGTTGGTGTCAAACGCATGGGTTTTTCTGCTGCTCCACACGGTGCCGGCGGTGTGTAGCCTGAGTGAGGAAGGGGAGGATGAACCTGTTGCAGAAGACATGTACCCTAGCAGAGGGTACGAGAACATGCTGAAGGAGCAAAGCGCACAGAATATATTTATGGAGAATAAAGCTTTCTCCATGGATGAGCCAAACGCAG GTAACAAGCCCGTGTCTCCATACAACGGCTATAACGGCCAGCTCCGCAGTTGTGTTTACCAGCCGACAGAACTGGCCATCATCACAAAAGGAACGGGAAAT GCACTCCACCCCGAGCCCAGACCGGCAGCACCAGCCCCACAACACAACTTGAAGAAATga
- the gprc5c gene encoding G-protein coupled receptor family C group 5 member C isoform X1: MDHFTSISHRFHLLFIALCILPGSLAQTSIPRGCGTNMDSLYFNLCDLSAVWGVVVEAFAAAGLVATLILLIVLLASLPFINSNNWRSSFGLHTIFLIFTFGLFALTFAFIVGKNFATCASRRFLFGVLFAGCFSCLLMQAVRLNILARRNSGPRGWVWCLGALGLWLVEVVINTEWLIITIVRYPVNITGTVAPALAIPCNIANQDFVMALIYILNLLLAVVVASVPIMAGKHKHWRKDGALILVTGLLSVGIWVAWIVMYVYGNAKYGGPTWDDPTLAIALVSNAWVFLLLHTVPAVCSLSEEGEDEPVAEDMYPSRGYENMLKEQSAQNIFMENKAFSMDEPNAGNKPVSPYNGYNGQLRSCVYQPTELAIITKGTGNQLESYDNVIPRASTGTPPRAQTGSTSPTTQLEEMRKIYSNGNFNRRPQ; this comes from the exons ATGGATCACTTCACCTCCATATCCCACCGTTTCCATCTGCTCTTTATTGCGTTATGTATCCTGCCTGGATCTCTAGCCCAAACCTCAATCCCCAGAGGTTGTGGAACCAACATGGACTCCTTGTATTTTAACTTATGTGACCTCAGTGCAGTCTGGGGTGTAGTAGTCGAGGCGTTTGCGGCTGCGGGATTGGTGGCCACTTTGATTCTTCTGATCGTCCTGCTGGCCAGCCTTCCCTTTATCAACAGCAACAATTGGCGCAGTTCGTTTGGACTTCACACCATTTTTCTGATCTTCACATTTGGCCTGTTCGCCCTCACATTCGCCTTCATTGTTGGGAAGAACTTCGCCACTTGTGCGTCACGTCGCTTTTTGTTTGGGGTTTTGTTCGCCGGATGCTTCTCCTGCCTTCTTATGCAAGCCGTGAGGTTGAACATATTAGCCAGGAGGAACTCGGGGCCTAGAGGCTGGGTTTGGTGTTTGGGCGCTCTAGGACTCTGGCTGGTAGAAGTGGTCATCAACACTGAATGGCTAATCATTACGATTGTACGATACCCAGTTAACATAACCGGAACCGTTGCTCCAGCATTAGCCATTCCCTGTAACATCGCCAACCAGGATTTTGTTATGGCGCTAATATACATCTTAAACTTACTGTTAGCAGTTGTAGTAGCATCCGTACCCATAATGGCAGGTAAGCACAAGCATTGGCGCAAAGATGGAGCCCTCATTTTGGTCACAGGACTGCTTTCTGTGGGCATCTGGGTGGCATGGATTGTCATGTATGTGTACGGGAATGCAAAATATGGTGGACCGACGTGGGACGATCCTACATTGGCGATAGCGTTGGTGTCAAACGCATGGGTTTTTCTGCTGCTCCACACGGTGCCGGCGGTGTGTAGCCTGAGTGAGGAAGGGGAGGATGAACCTGTTGCAGAAGACATGTACCCTAGCAGAGGGTACGAGAACATGCTGAAGGAGCAAAGCGCACAGAATATATTTATGGAGAATAAAGCTTTCTCCATGGATGAGCCAAACGCAG GTAACAAGCCCGTGTCTCCATACAACGGCTATAACGGCCAGCTCCGCAGTTGTGTTTACCAGCCGACAGAACTGGCCATCATCACAAAAGGAACGGGAAAT CAGTTGGAATCATATGACAATGTAATTCCTCGAGCGTCCACAGGCACTCCACCCCGAGCCCAGACCGGCAGCACCAGCCCCACAACACAACTTGAAGAAATgagaaaaatatattcaaat GGAAATTTCAACAGGAGACCCCAGTGA
- the gprc5c gene encoding G-protein coupled receptor family C group 5 member C isoform X2, with translation MDHFTSISHRFHLLFIALCILPGSLAQTSIPRGCGTNMDSLYFNLCDLSAVWGVVVEAFAAAGLVATLILLIVLLASLPFINSNNWRSSFGLHTIFLIFTFGLFALTFAFIVGKNFATCASRRFLFGVLFAGCFSCLLMQAVRLNILARRNSGPRGWVWCLGALGLWLVEVVINTEWLIITIVRYPVNITGTVAPALAIPCNIANQDFVMALIYILNLLLAVVVASVPIMAGKHKHWRKDGALILVTGLLSVGIWVAWIVMYVYGNAKYGGPTWDDPTLAIALVSNAWVFLLLHTVPAVCSLSEEGEDEPVAEDMYPSRGYENMLKEQSAQNIFMENKAFSMDEPNAGNKPVSPYNGYNGQLRSCVYQPTELAIITKGTGNRPQALHPEPRPAAPAPQHNLKK, from the exons ATGGATCACTTCACCTCCATATCCCACCGTTTCCATCTGCTCTTTATTGCGTTATGTATCCTGCCTGGATCTCTAGCCCAAACCTCAATCCCCAGAGGTTGTGGAACCAACATGGACTCCTTGTATTTTAACTTATGTGACCTCAGTGCAGTCTGGGGTGTAGTAGTCGAGGCGTTTGCGGCTGCGGGATTGGTGGCCACTTTGATTCTTCTGATCGTCCTGCTGGCCAGCCTTCCCTTTATCAACAGCAACAATTGGCGCAGTTCGTTTGGACTTCACACCATTTTTCTGATCTTCACATTTGGCCTGTTCGCCCTCACATTCGCCTTCATTGTTGGGAAGAACTTCGCCACTTGTGCGTCACGTCGCTTTTTGTTTGGGGTTTTGTTCGCCGGATGCTTCTCCTGCCTTCTTATGCAAGCCGTGAGGTTGAACATATTAGCCAGGAGGAACTCGGGGCCTAGAGGCTGGGTTTGGTGTTTGGGCGCTCTAGGACTCTGGCTGGTAGAAGTGGTCATCAACACTGAATGGCTAATCATTACGATTGTACGATACCCAGTTAACATAACCGGAACCGTTGCTCCAGCATTAGCCATTCCCTGTAACATCGCCAACCAGGATTTTGTTATGGCGCTAATATACATCTTAAACTTACTGTTAGCAGTTGTAGTAGCATCCGTACCCATAATGGCAGGTAAGCACAAGCATTGGCGCAAAGATGGAGCCCTCATTTTGGTCACAGGACTGCTTTCTGTGGGCATCTGGGTGGCATGGATTGTCATGTATGTGTACGGGAATGCAAAATATGGTGGACCGACGTGGGACGATCCTACATTGGCGATAGCGTTGGTGTCAAACGCATGGGTTTTTCTGCTGCTCCACACGGTGCCGGCGGTGTGTAGCCTGAGTGAGGAAGGGGAGGATGAACCTGTTGCAGAAGACATGTACCCTAGCAGAGGGTACGAGAACATGCTGAAGGAGCAAAGCGCACAGAATATATTTATGGAGAATAAAGCTTTCTCCATGGATGAGCCAAACGCAG GTAACAAGCCCGTGTCTCCATACAACGGCTATAACGGCCAGCTCCGCAGTTGTGTTTACCAGCCGACAGAACTGGCCATCATCACAAAAGGAACGGGAAAT CGTCCACAGGCACTCCACCCCGAGCCCAGACCGGCAGCACCAGCCCCACAACACAACTTGAAGAAATga